The following coding sequences are from one Streptomyces dengpaensis window:
- a CDS encoding Lrp/AsnC family transcriptional regulator, protein MTAYSPDATDWRILDVLQREGRSSFAELARAVSMSASAVTERVRRLEEAGVIQGYAAVVDPKSLGLPILAFVRLRYPNGNYKPFRDLVEATPEILEAHHVTGDDCFVIKVAARSMSHLEEVSGKIGALGSVTTSVVYSSPLPRRPLGH, encoded by the coding sequence ATGACCGCGTATTCACCGGACGCCACGGACTGGCGCATCCTCGATGTCCTCCAGCGCGAAGGCCGGTCCAGCTTCGCCGAGTTGGCCCGGGCCGTCTCCATGTCCGCGAGCGCGGTCACCGAGCGGGTGCGCCGTCTGGAGGAGGCCGGCGTCATCCAGGGGTACGCGGCCGTCGTCGACCCGAAGAGCCTGGGCCTGCCGATTCTCGCGTTCGTCCGGCTCAGGTACCCCAACGGCAACTACAAGCCGTTCCGCGACCTCGTCGAGGCGACGCCCGAGATCCTGGAGGCGCACCACGTCACGGGCGACGACTGCTTCGTCATCAAGGTCGCGGCACGCTCGATGAGCCACCTGGAGGAGGTGTCGGGCAAGATCGGCGCCCTCGGCTCGGTGACGACGAGCGTCGTCTACTCCTCACCTCTGCCCCGGCGCCCGCTGGGCCACTGA
- a CDS encoding IS630 family transposase produces MAEPVRVRRLTDQEGRRLQQIVRRGSTSSVRYRRAMMLLASAGGNRVPVIAQLVQADDDTVRDVIHRFNEIGLACLDPQWAGGRPRLLSPDDENFVIQTATTRPAKLGQPFTRWSLRKLVAYLRKVHGRVIRIGRETLRGLLARRGVTFQRTKTWKESTDPERDAKLDRIEYVLENFPDRVFAFDEFGPLGIRPTGGACWAGQGRPDRVPATYHRTHGVTYFHGCYSIGDDTLWGVNRRRKGAANSLAALKSVRAARPDGAPIYVILDNLSAHKGTKIRRWAQKNKVELCFTPTNASWANPIEAHFGPLRQFTLANSHHPNHTVQTRELHAYLRWRNTNARHPDVLAAQRKERARIRSEKGIRWGGRALADAA; encoded by the coding sequence GTGGCTGAGCCTGTCCGTGTGCGCAGACTGACCGACCAGGAGGGGCGGCGTCTGCAGCAGATCGTGCGCCGTGGCAGTACGAGTTCGGTGCGCTATCGGCGGGCGATGATGCTGCTGGCCTCGGCCGGCGGGAACCGTGTGCCGGTGATCGCCCAGCTGGTGCAGGCCGACGACGACACCGTGCGCGATGTGATCCACCGGTTCAACGAGATCGGCCTGGCCTGCCTGGACCCTCAATGGGCGGGAGGCCGTCCCCGCCTGCTCAGCCCTGACGACGAGAACTTCGTCATCCAGACGGCCACCACCCGCCCCGCCAAGCTCGGCCAGCCCTTCACCCGCTGGTCGCTGCGCAAACTCGTCGCCTACCTGCGCAAAGTCCACGGCCGGGTGATCCGAATCGGCCGCGAGACCTTACGCGGCCTGCTCGCCCGCCGCGGCGTGACCTTCCAGCGGACCAAGACCTGGAAGGAGTCCACCGACCCTGAGCGCGACGCCAAGCTCGACCGGATCGAGTACGTCCTGGAGAACTTCCCCGACCGCGTATTCGCTTTTGACGAGTTCGGCCCGCTGGGCATCCGCCCCACCGGGGGAGCCTGCTGGGCCGGGCAGGGCCGCCCCGACCGAGTCCCGGCGACCTACCACCGCACCCACGGCGTCACCTACTTCCACGGCTGCTACTCGATCGGCGACGACACCTTGTGGGGCGTCAACCGCCGTCGCAAGGGAGCGGCCAACAGCCTGGCCGCACTCAAGTCCGTCCGGGCCGCCCGCCCGGACGGCGCCCCGATCTACGTGATCCTGGACAACCTCTCCGCGCACAAGGGCACGAAGATCCGCCGGTGGGCGCAGAAGAACAAGGTCGAGCTGTGCTTCACCCCGACCAACGCCTCCTGGGCCAACCCGATCGAGGCGCACTTCGGGCCACTGCGGCAGTTCACCCTCGCCAACTCCCACCATCCGAACCACACAGTCCAGACCCGTGAGCTGCACGCATACCTGCGCTGGCGCAACACCAACGCCCGCCACCCCGACGTCCTGGCCGCCCAACGCAAAGAACGCGCCCGCATCCGCAGCGAGAAAGGCATCCGCTGGGGCGGACGCGCCCTCGCCGACGCGGCCTGA
- a CDS encoding YigZ family protein, with protein sequence MKDEYRTVAHAGVHETEVNRSRFLCALAPAATEQEAQDFIAGVRKEHADATHNCYAYVIGADAAVQKASDDGEPGGTAGVPMLQMLLRRDMRYVVAVVTRYYGGVKLGAGGLIRAYGGSVGEAIDALGTITRRRFRLATVTVDHQRAGKVQNDLRSTGREVRDVRYGEEVTIEIGLPDADVESFRAWLADATAGTAGFELGGEAYGDA encoded by the coding sequence ATGAAGGACGAGTACCGCACAGTGGCCCACGCGGGCGTGCACGAGACCGAGGTCAACCGCTCCCGCTTCCTGTGCGCCCTCGCTCCGGCGGCCACCGAGCAGGAGGCCCAGGACTTCATCGCCGGCGTCCGCAAGGAGCACGCCGACGCCACGCACAACTGCTACGCGTACGTCATCGGCGCCGACGCCGCCGTCCAGAAGGCGAGCGACGACGGCGAACCGGGCGGCACCGCGGGCGTCCCCATGCTCCAGATGCTGCTGCGCCGCGACATGCGGTACGTCGTCGCCGTCGTCACCCGCTACTACGGCGGGGTCAAGCTGGGCGCTGGCGGACTGATCAGGGCGTACGGCGGCTCGGTGGGCGAGGCGATCGACGCGCTGGGGACCATCACGCGCCGGAGGTTCCGGCTGGCCACGGTGACGGTGGACCACCAGCGGGCAGGCAAGGTGCAGAACGACCTGCGGTCCACCGGGCGCGAAGTGCGTGACGTGCGCTACGGCGAGGAGGTCACCATCGAGATCGGGCTGCCGGACGCCGACGTGGAGTCCTTCCGGGCGTGGCTCGCGGACGCGACGGCGGGGACGGCGGGGTTCGAACTCGGTGGAGAGGCGTACGGAGACGCCTGA
- a CDS encoding CsbD family protein has translation MASKGRQDKIKGKAKEMTGKVTGDRGMEVEGKLDQARGVAKKAGERLKDTARSAKRDHS, from the coding sequence ATGGCCAGCAAGGGCCGCCAGGACAAGATCAAGGGCAAGGCGAAGGAGATGACCGGCAAGGTCACAGGTGATCGCGGGATGGAGGTCGAGGGCAAGCTCGACCAGGCCCGCGGTGTAGCCAAGAAGGCCGGCGAACGCCTTAAGGACACCGCTCGCTCCGCGAAGCGCGATCACAGCTGA
- a CDS encoding AAA family ATPase, producing MRLHRLDLTAFGPFGGTQKVDFDDLSAAGLFLLHGPTGAGKTSVLDAVCFALYGAVPGARQGGSLRSDHAAPATRTEVTLELTVAGRRLEITRQPPWQRPKKRGAGTTTEKAQSWLREYDAAAGSWKDLSRSHQEIGEEITQLLGMSREQFCQVVLLPQGDFARFLRADAEARGKLLGRLFDTHRFAEVEKRLAERRRAAEAEVRAGDAALLADAHRMQQEAGDGIEVPLPDLAPGDPGLAESVLSWAAVARSTARERLTIAHCARRAAESAQAAADRVLHDVREVARLQRRFAQARERAARLEERADAHREAQARMERARKAEAVAPALDLREAAEAEHWRASAEETRARAAVPESFAGAGAPGLAAAARRAAEELGGLESARRAERRLAELAQERADLDQEERADEDVLQEAESWLATWEATRAGIEARIESAQEATARAEQLAVKGEPARTRLNAARRRDQFAQDTDDAQARALASRERATEARARWLDLKEQRLQGIAAELAAGLADGEPCAVCGATEHPAPARKDAGHVDREAEERALAAYQRADEQRTEDERRLGVVREALAAATAEAGDTPTAQLAEQAEELERQYAEARAGASGLHAAREAREQAEREYERRLTAQQEAARRVASRASLRDALDREKAGLEGELAQARGAAGSVSARAAQLEQRVALLTEAADAVRGAEDAAQRLKDADARLADAAFRAGFDTPQAAAVALLDDAAHRELQRRLDAWQSEEAAVRAVLAEADTAAAAQQPPADLRAAEQAADSAARRLRETASAQDAAARRCAELDGLSARAGRGVRRLAPLREQYDRVARLAALTAGTSADNERKMRLESYVLAARLEQVAAAATVRLRRMSSGRYTLVHSDDRAGRGRSGLGLHVVDAWTGRERDTATLSGGETFFASLALALGLADVVTDEAGGVRLDTLFIDEGFGSLDDQTLDEVLDVLDSLRERDRSVGIVSHVADLRRRIHAQLEVVKGRSGSVVRQRGAQD from the coding sequence ATGAGGCTGCACCGCCTGGACCTCACCGCCTTCGGGCCCTTCGGCGGCACCCAGAAGGTCGACTTCGACGACCTCTCGGCGGCTGGGCTCTTCCTGCTGCACGGGCCGACGGGCGCGGGCAAGACCTCCGTCCTGGACGCCGTCTGCTTCGCGCTGTACGGGGCGGTGCCCGGCGCCCGCCAAGGCGGTTCGCTGCGCAGTGATCACGCGGCACCGGCCACCCGCACCGAGGTGACCCTCGAACTCACCGTCGCCGGACGCCGGTTGGAGATCACGCGGCAGCCGCCCTGGCAGCGCCCCAAGAAGCGCGGCGCGGGCACGACGACCGAGAAGGCGCAGAGCTGGCTGCGCGAGTACGACGCGGCGGCGGGCTCCTGGAAGGATCTCAGCCGCTCCCACCAGGAGATCGGCGAGGAGATCACCCAGCTGCTCGGCATGAGCCGTGAGCAGTTCTGCCAGGTCGTTCTGTTGCCCCAGGGCGACTTCGCGCGCTTCCTGCGGGCCGACGCCGAGGCCCGCGGCAAGCTGCTGGGCCGCCTCTTCGACACCCACCGCTTCGCCGAGGTCGAGAAGCGCCTCGCCGAGCGGCGGCGTGCGGCCGAGGCCGAAGTACGCGCCGGGGACGCGGCGTTGCTCGCCGACGCCCACCGCATGCAGCAGGAGGCCGGCGACGGCATCGAGGTCCCACTGCCCGACCTGGCACCCGGTGACCCGGGCCTCGCCGAGTCCGTCCTGTCCTGGGCCGCCGTCGCCCGCAGCACCGCCCGCGAACGGCTCACGATCGCCCACTGCGCCCGCAGGGCCGCCGAATCCGCACAGGCCGCGGCGGACCGCGTACTTCACGACGTACGCGAAGTGGCCCGGCTGCAGCGCCGGTTCGCACAGGCGCGGGAGCGTGCCGCGCGCCTGGAGGAGCGGGCCGACGCCCATCGGGAGGCCCAGGCCCGGATGGAGCGTGCCCGCAAGGCCGAGGCGGTGGCCCCCGCGCTCGACCTGCGCGAAGCGGCCGAGGCGGAACACTGGCGCGCGTCCGCCGAGGAGACACGCGCGCGTGCCGCCGTGCCGGAGTCCTTCGCCGGTGCTGGGGCGCCCGGGCTCGCCGCGGCGGCCCGCAGGGCTGCCGAGGAGCTGGGCGGCCTGGAGTCGGCACGCCGGGCCGAACGCCGGCTGGCCGAACTCGCCCAGGAGCGCGCCGATTTGGACCAGGAGGAGCGCGCCGACGAGGACGTCCTCCAGGAGGCCGAGAGCTGGCTCGCCACATGGGAGGCGACCCGCGCCGGCATCGAGGCACGCATCGAGTCCGCGCAGGAGGCCACGGCGCGCGCCGAACAACTCGCCGTCAAGGGCGAACCGGCTCGCACGAGACTCAACGCGGCCCGCCGGCGCGACCAGTTCGCCCAGGACACGGACGACGCTCAAGCGCGCGCCCTCGCCTCGCGCGAACGCGCCACGGAGGCGCGCGCCCGCTGGCTCGACCTGAAGGAACAGCGCCTCCAGGGCATCGCCGCCGAACTCGCGGCGGGCCTCGCCGACGGCGAACCCTGCGCCGTCTGCGGTGCCACCGAGCACCCCGCGCCCGCGCGGAAGGACGCCGGGCATGTCGACCGGGAGGCGGAGGAGCGCGCCCTCGCCGCGTATCAGCGCGCCGACGAGCAGCGCACCGAGGACGAGCGGCGGCTCGGCGTCGTACGCGAGGCCCTGGCCGCCGCGACCGCCGAGGCGGGCGACACGCCCACGGCACAACTCGCCGAGCAGGCCGAGGAGTTGGAGCGGCAGTACGCCGAGGCCCGCGCAGGCGCCTCCGGGCTGCACGCCGCGCGTGAGGCGCGGGAACAGGCCGAACGCGAGTACGAGCGGCGGCTGACCGCCCAGCAGGAGGCCGCCCGCCGCGTCGCGTCTCGCGCCTCGCTCCGGGATGCACTGGACCGCGAGAAGGCCGGTCTGGAAGGGGAGTTGGCACAGGCGCGGGGCGCCGCCGGAAGCGTCTCCGCGCGGGCCGCGCAACTGGAGCAGCGGGTCGCGCTGCTCACCGAGGCCGCGGACGCGGTCCGTGGGGCCGAGGACGCCGCGCAGCGCCTCAAGGACGCCGACGCTCGACTCGCCGACGCGGCCTTCCGCGCCGGGTTCGACACACCGCAGGCGGCAGCCGTCGCGCTGCTCGACGACGCGGCCCACCGGGAACTCCAACGGCGGCTCGACGCCTGGCAGTCGGAGGAGGCCGCTGTGCGCGCGGTACTCGCCGAGGCCGACACGGCGGCCGCGGCCCAGCAGCCGCCCGCCGACCTGCGGGCCGCGGAACAGGCCGCCGACTCCGCCGCCCGCCGGCTGCGGGAGACCGCCTCCGCGCAGGACGCGGCCGCACGGCGCTGCGCGGAGCTCGACGGACTCTCCGCGCGCGCGGGCCGAGGAGTACGCCGTCTGGCGCCGCTGCGCGAGCAGTACGACCGTGTGGCCCGCCTGGCCGCTCTGACGGCGGGCACGTCGGCGGACAACGAGCGCAAGATGCGCCTGGAGTCGTACGTCCTCGCCGCACGCCTGGAACAGGTCGCCGCCGCCGCGACCGTACGGCTGCGGCGCATGTCCTCAGGGCGCTACACCCTCGTGCACTCCGACGACCGCGCGGGCCGTGGCCGCAGCGGGCTCGGACTGCATGTCGTCGATGCCTGGACCGGCCGGGAGCGCGACACGGCGACACTCTCCGGCGGCGAGACGTTCTTCGCCTCCCTCGCGCTGGCCCTCGGCCTCGCGGACGTCGTCACGGACGAGGCCGGTGGCGTGCGGCTCGACACGCTCTTCATCGACGAGGGCTTCGGCAGCCTCGACGACCAGACCCTCGACGAGGTCCTGGACGTCCTCGACTCCCTGCGGGAGCGCGACCGCAGCGTCGGCATCGTCAGCCACGTCGCGGACCTGCGGCGGCGCATTCACGCCCAACTGGAGGTGGTGAAGGGGAGATCGGGGTCGGTCGTACGGCAGCGGGGTGCCCAGGACTGA
- a CDS encoding SixA phosphatase family protein, translating to MTARAGAGPLRRLVVLRHAKSAWAAGVADHERPLAPRGRRDAPAAGRALAASDCLPDLALCSTALRARETWELAAEQWGTPPPVRVDRRLYAADVPELLEVLREVPDQVGTLLLIGHNPGLAALVLELAGDGLDDTLDRVRTKFPTSAVAVLAWHGGGWPELVGGTALLTDVIVPRGKKS from the coding sequence GTGACGGCGCGCGCCGGCGCCGGCCCGCTGCGCCGACTCGTCGTCCTGCGGCACGCCAAGTCCGCCTGGGCCGCGGGCGTCGCCGACCACGAGCGCCCGCTCGCGCCGCGCGGCCGTCGCGACGCCCCGGCGGCCGGGCGCGCCCTCGCCGCGTCCGACTGCCTGCCGGACCTCGCGCTGTGCTCCACCGCCCTGCGCGCCCGCGAGACCTGGGAACTGGCGGCGGAGCAGTGGGGCACCCCGCCGCCCGTACGAGTCGACCGGCGGCTGTACGCGGCGGACGTACCGGAGTTGCTGGAGGTCCTGCGCGAAGTCCCGGACCAGGTAGGGACGTTGCTGCTGATCGGGCACAACCCGGGCCTCGCGGCCCTGGTCCTGGAACTGGCCGGGGACGGCCTCGACGACACGCTGGACCGGGTACGGACGAAGTTCCCGACCTCAGCCGTCGCGGTCCTCGCCTGGCACGGCGGCGGGTGGCCGGAACTCGTCGGCGGCACCGCCCTGTTGACGGATGTGATCGTGCCGCGCGGCAAGAAGAGCTGA
- a CDS encoding rhodanese-like domain-containing protein encodes MTVTTDTTVTTDIAVNSSATVTADTEVTNSATVTNPVLRVAPASPAAAAAYFGASLAFHADVSDVAAALAADGDPGFVVLDSRSTESWDQGHIPGAIHLPTALIPEQAGQLLDKSVPVITYCWGPGCNGATRAALALAQLGFQVKEMLGGFEYWAREGFAYQTWEGQERRAADPLTAPVDAEDCGC; translated from the coding sequence ATGACGGTGACCACTGACACCACCGTGACCACTGACATCGCGGTAAACAGCAGCGCGACCGTGACCGCAGACACCGAGGTGACCAACAGCGCGACCGTGACGAACCCCGTTCTGCGCGTCGCACCGGCGTCCCCGGCCGCGGCCGCCGCCTACTTCGGCGCGAGCCTCGCCTTCCACGCCGACGTGTCCGACGTGGCCGCCGCCCTAGCCGCCGACGGCGACCCCGGCTTCGTCGTCCTGGACTCCCGCTCCACCGAGTCGTGGGATCAGGGCCACATCCCCGGTGCGATCCACCTGCCCACCGCGCTCATCCCCGAGCAGGCCGGGCAACTCCTCGACAAGTCGGTGCCCGTCATCACGTACTGCTGGGGCCCCGGCTGCAACGGTGCGACCCGCGCCGCCCTCGCCCTCGCCCAACTTGGCTTCCAGGTCAAGGAGATGCTCGGCGGCTTCGAGTACTGGGCGCGCGAAGGCTTCGCGTACCAGACCTGGGAGGGTCAGGAGCGCCGCGCCGCCGACCCGCTGACCGCACCGGTCGACGCGGAGGACTGCGGCTGCTGA
- a CDS encoding immunity 21 family protein — protein sequence MVRYADPGAVEWVESGGGPLIAIPEVVLPFWAGANGDDLSSDYDRACDVDGFFGLLPVGDTWALVLGDEPASTSYLPEHGTFVRWCAAASEDELLSGVPAALATAVWEPEVEWNVPGPVVLFDAAWPGPASERTDHLKVALEPGRYAVRAAYVEPGPETWVGLVQLRRLTR from the coding sequence ATGGTCAGATACGCGGACCCAGGTGCGGTCGAGTGGGTGGAGTCGGGCGGCGGGCCGCTCATAGCGATCCCGGAAGTCGTGTTGCCCTTCTGGGCGGGGGCGAACGGCGACGATCTGTCCTCGGACTACGACCGGGCCTGTGACGTGGACGGGTTCTTCGGTCTCCTGCCCGTCGGCGACACCTGGGCCCTGGTCCTCGGGGACGAACCCGCCTCGACCTCCTATCTCCCCGAACACGGCACCTTCGTACGGTGGTGCGCCGCCGCATCGGAGGACGAACTGCTCTCCGGAGTCCCGGCGGCGCTGGCGACGGCGGTGTGGGAGCCGGAGGTGGAGTGGAACGTACCCGGTCCCGTCGTCCTCTTCGACGCGGCCTGGCCGGGACCCGCTTCGGAGCGCACGGACCACCTGAAGGTCGCGCTGGAGCCGGGCCGGTACGCGGTGCGCGCGGCCTACGTGGAGCCGGGGCCCGAGACCTGGGTGGGACTCGTACAGCTGCGCCGGCTGACGCGGTAA
- a CDS encoding exonuclease SbcCD subunit D, whose translation MRILHTSDWHLGRAFHRVNMLDAQAAFIGHLVTTARERAVDAVVVSGDVYDRAVPPLAAVELFDDALHRLAGLGVPTVMISGNHDSARRLGVGAGLIGRAGIHLRTEASACGTPVVLTDAHGDVALYGLPYLEPALVKDEFGVEKAGHDSVLAAAMDRIRADLATRAPGTRSVVLAHAFVTGGEASDSERDITVGGVASVPAGVFDGVDYTALGHLHGSQTITDRVRYSGSPLPYSFSEADHRKSMWLVDLGPEGSLSAERIDCPVPRVLARIRGNLDDLLADPGLERHEEAWVEATLTDPVRPSDPMARLTERFPHTLSLVFEPDRAPEDPDISYARRLAGRSEQQIAEDFVAHVRGAGPDAHEQAVIRDAFDAVRADEAVREVAR comes from the coding sequence GTGAGAATTCTGCACACCTCCGACTGGCATCTGGGCCGGGCGTTCCACCGGGTGAACATGCTCGACGCCCAGGCCGCGTTCATCGGCCACCTCGTCACCACCGCCCGCGAGCGCGCCGTGGACGCGGTGGTCGTGTCGGGAGATGTGTACGACCGCGCGGTGCCCCCGCTGGCCGCCGTCGAGCTCTTCGACGACGCCCTGCACCGGCTGGCCGGCCTCGGGGTCCCCACGGTGATGATCTCCGGGAACCACGACTCGGCGCGCCGCCTCGGTGTCGGCGCCGGGCTCATCGGGCGCGCGGGCATCCACCTGCGGACCGAGGCCTCGGCGTGCGGCACACCCGTGGTCCTCACCGACGCCCACGGCGACGTGGCCCTCTACGGCCTGCCGTATCTTGAACCGGCCCTGGTGAAGGACGAGTTCGGGGTCGAGAAGGCCGGACACGACAGTGTGCTGGCCGCCGCCATGGACCGGATCCGCGCCGACCTCGCCACGCGCGCTCCGGGCACCCGCTCCGTCGTTCTCGCCCACGCCTTCGTCACCGGCGGCGAGGCCAGCGACAGTGAGCGGGACATCACCGTCGGCGGGGTCGCCTCCGTGCCCGCCGGGGTCTTCGACGGCGTCGACTACACCGCGCTCGGTCATCTGCACGGCAGCCAGACCATCACCGACCGTGTGCGCTACTCGGGCTCCCCGCTGCCGTACTCCTTCTCGGAGGCCGACCACCGCAAGAGCATGTGGCTCGTGGACCTCGGCCCCGAAGGCTCCCTGAGCGCGGAGCGGATCGACTGCCCCGTCCCCCGGGTGCTCGCCCGCATCCGGGGGAACCTGGACGACCTGCTCGCCGACCCCGGGCTGGAGCGGCACGAGGAGGCGTGGGTCGAAGCGACCCTCACCGACCCGGTGCGCCCGAGCGATCCCATGGCCCGGCTGACCGAGCGCTTCCCGCACACGCTCAGCCTCGTCTTCGAACCGGACAGGGCCCCCGAGGACCCGGACATCTCCTACGCCCGGCGCCTCGCGGGCCGCAGCGAACAGCAGATCGCGGAGGACTTCGTGGCCCACGTGCGCGGAGCGGGGCCCGACGCACACGAACAGGCCGTGATACGGGACGCGTTCGACGCCGTCCGCGCCGACGAGGCCGTACGGGAGGTGGCCCGGTGA